A genomic segment from Candidatus Poribacteria bacterium encodes:
- a CDS encoding IS1595 family transposase, producing the protein MNLVEVMERFPTQEDCIAHLEQLRWNGTPKCPHCESEHVRRRNESKIGNIGRWNCHGCRSTFKVTHGTIFQGTKTPLQKWFLAISLMANAKKSLSSCQLARDLGLPQKTCWRIMMAIRTEMAKGNPILEGIVEADETYIGGKRRKDYDREEGEPRKRGRGTAKDAVLGAVARGGQVVAELVENVKSGTITEFIKKFVKPEDTELYTDQFRGYNEVGETVKNHETLNRSEKWEAGELHTNTIEGFWSFVKRAWYGSHHHYSTGYTPLYLAEACYKYNYRSRDMFTKFIKDSVKV; encoded by the coding sequence ATGAATTTGGTAGAGGTAATGGAACGATTCCCTACCCAAGAGGATTGTATTGCCCACTTAGAGCAACTCCGGTGGAATGGCACGCCTAAATGCCCACATTGCGAAAGCGAACACGTCAGACGACGCAATGAAAGTAAAATAGGGAATATCGGACGTTGGAACTGCCACGGTTGCCGATCCACCTTCAAAGTAACACACGGCACAATCTTTCAAGGCACAAAGACACCCCTTCAGAAATGGTTTCTTGCTATCTCACTCATGGCTAATGCTAAGAAAAGCCTGTCCAGTTGTCAACTCGCACGTGATTTAGGATTGCCACAAAAAACATGCTGGCGTATTATGATGGCGATACGGACAGAAATGGCGAAAGGAAACCCTATACTTGAAGGTATTGTTGAGGCTGACGAAACTTATATCGGTGGGAAACGACGCAAAGACTACGACAGAGAAGAAGGTGAACCCCGTAAGCGTGGACGTGGCACAGCGAAAGACGCTGTATTAGGGGCTGTTGCAAGAGGCGGGCAAGTCGTAGCAGAACTCGTAGAGAATGTTAAATCTGGAACAATCACAGAATTTATCAAGAAGTTTGTCAAGCCGGAAGATACTGAACTCTATACAGACCAGTTTAGAGGCTATAATGAGGTAGGTGAGACAGTAAAGAATCACGAAACCCTTAACCGTTCAGAGAAATGGGAAGCAGGAGAACTCCATACCAACACCATTGAGGGCTTCTGGTCTTTCGTTAAACGTGCATGGTATGGTTCACACCACCACTATTCAACAGGATACACCCCCTTGTATCTCGCAGAGGCGTGCTATAAGTATAACTATCGGAGTAGGGATATGTTTACCAAGTTTATCAAGGACAGTGTGAAAGTTTAA